GGAGAATGCCTTACTGTTATTGATAAAAATGAAGCGTGGCAATTTGAAATTTACGGAACAGGCAAGAGCGGCAAAAAACCGGGAGCGCTTTGGGTTGCAGAAAGAGTTCCGGATGATGAGGTTGCAATAAACGGAAACGTTCCAAGAATTGGTGTTGTAGATTTTAATAATCCCGATAAATTCATGTATGCCAAGGATATAAAGGAGAGGACAAAAGAGCTTAAACTGTGGGACGGCAAATCTCCTTTCAAATTTTATCCGATGGTTACTACCTACAAGAAAAATTTCATGTGGAGAGAATACTTCATTCTTAATAAGTTAGCTCCTTCTCTTGGTCTTAAATATTCAGATGAAGAGATGCCTTTCTCTGTTAAGCCTGACAACAAAGTATCTCCGGAAATGATGTTTTCTTTCTACAGAGAAACATACGACGGAACTGATTTTGACCAAGTTAAATACTTAAAAATACCTGTCGAGAGGAAAAAAATGGTAGAAGGCAAAGAGGTCAAATACACAGATTCCATCTGCCCTGTCTCTACATTTATGCCAAGCAACATGAGGAACTTGCTTAACCAGCTTAAACCGGGATGTGCTCCGAGAATAAGAACAGTAGCTGTTATACAATGCTCATATTCACATGTTATCAGGCTGCGCAACTGGCTGCCGGATGAGGTTGGAGGAGTTGCATATTTTGCATTTGATAATCCTGCTGAAAGCCCGCGTATTCCAATTTATGCCGGAGAGACAAAACTACCTAAGGGGTTTGACATCTGCGGACAGAAGAGGTACAGAACAGATGCTGCAATTTGGTCATTTAGAGAGACTAATAGAATAGCAACTATTAACTGGGATGTAACGAAGGAGACCATACGCAATAAGGCTGCGGAATACGAGAAGAAAATGATGGATGAGACTCCTGATGTTGAGAGGAGAGCTGAACAGCTTATCAAAGTTGGAAAGAAAGATGAGGCAATAAAATTGCTTGAAGGTTATACACAGGAGATTACAGCATCTGAAGAGAGAACCTGGCAAGATATGAAGGCAGATTTCTGGACAATTTTTGCCAGAGCTTTGTAATCCCAATCTGAAGGTTCGTTTGCCCGAGAATGACCGGCAACGTTTGACAGAGCGTTAATTTGTTGATAAAAGGTGTGTAACAAAGTTTGCTATAAGATGCTATTTAAGTAAATTTGCGCTTATAGAAATAGCATACTTTTCTTCTTCATAAAATGATGCAATCAGAGAAAAAAATAAAATTAGTCTTAGAGAATGGCCTTGAGTTTCAAGGCTATTCTTTTGGGTATGAGGCCTCAACTGACGGAGAGGTTGTATTCAATACCGCAATGGTAGGATATCCGGAGAGTTTGACCGACCCTTCTTATTCCGGTCAGATTCTTTGTTTAACCTACCCTATTATAGGTAATTACGGCGTTCCGGAAGAATCTTTGGAAGACGGTATCTCCAAGGTGTTTGAATCAACTAAAATTCATGTACGCGGCCTTGTTATCTCCTATTATTCCCCTACTTTCAGCCACTGGGATGCGGTAAAATCTTTGGATACATGGCTTAAGGAGAACAAGGTTCCCGGAATTTACGGCATTGATACAAGGGAGCTTACAAAGATATTGAGAGAGAAGGGAACAATGCTCGGAAGAATTGTTCCGGCATCATGCAGAAAGTATGAAAAAATCCATGACCCAAATCTGGATAACCAAGTTGATATTGTAAGCTGCAAAGAACCAATTGTTTACAATAAGGGAAAGAAGAAAAAGATAGTGCTTGTGGACTGCGGCGTCAAGAACAACATCCTAAGATGTTTTGTTAAGAGAAATGTAGAGATTACAAGAGTTCCGTGGAATTATGATTTCAATAAATTAAAATGGGATGGTTTGTTTATATCAAATGGTCCCGGAGATCCTAATTTGTGCGTGGAAACCGTTGAGAATATTAAAGTTGCAATGAAGACGGGTAAGCCGATTTTTGGAATTTGCATGGGAAATCAGTTGCTTGCCAAGGCCGGAGGAGCAAAGGTATACAAGTTAAAGTACGGGCATAGAAGTCATAACCAGCCGGTTAGACTGGCCGGCAGCGACCGGTGCTTTGTAACATCTCAGAATCACGGTTTTGCAGTTGACGGAAAAACACTTGGCAAGGATTGGGAGCCGTTGTTTGTGAATATGAATGACGGAACTAATGAGGGAATCAGACATAAGACAAAGCCATTCTTCTCTTCTCAGTTCCATCCGGAGGCTTCAAGCGGACCTACCGATACCGAATTTCTATTTGATGAATTTGTTAAAATGCTATAACACCATGACAGACAAGAAGATGAATATAGAGAACAGCTTAATGAAAAAATCTGTCGGGATGAAAAAGAAAGTAAGCGGCAAGACGGCAGAAGAAGAGAGAAAAAAAATAAAGAAAGTACTTGTGCTTGGTTCCGGAGCTCTTAAAATTGGAGAGGCCGGAGAGTTTGACTACTCTGGTTCTCAAGCTCTTAAAGCATTGAAAGAGGAGCACATAGAGACGGTTCTTATTAATCCTAATATCGCGACAGTTCAGACTTCAGACGGGATTGCAGATAAAATTTATTTCCTGCCAGTAACGCCATACTTTGTAACAAGGGTTATTGAAAAGGAGAAACCGCAGGGAATCCTGCTTGCCTTTGGCGGTCAGACTGCGCTAAACTGCGGAGTGGAACTTAACCGCCAGGGCGTGCTAAAACGTTTTCACGTTAAGGTGTTAGGCACTCCTGTTCAGGCAATTATGGACACGGAGGACCGTGAACTTTTTGTAGAAAAGCTTGCGGAGATTGGAGTAAAGACTATCAAGAGCCACGCTGTGGAAAATATTGATGATGCGCTAAGTGCTGCTAATGAGCTTGGTTATCCGGTGATTATCAGAGCGGCATACGCACTAGGAGGTTTAGGCAGCGGTTTCTGCAATAATGATGAAGAGCTTAAAAAACTTACCGCAAAAGCATTTACATTCTCTCCCCAAGTCCTTGTGGAGAAATCTTTGAAAGGCTGGAAAGAGATTGAATATGAGGTAGTAAGAGACCAGTTTGATAATTGTATTACGGTCTGCAACATGGAGAATTTTGACCCTCTTGGCATCCATACCGGTGAGAGCATTGTTGTAGCTCCATCTCAGACCCTTAGCAATTATGAATATTTTTGGCTGAGAGAGATTGCAATTAAAATTGTAAGACACATTGGAATCATTGGAGAGTGCAACGTTCAGTATGCGTTTGACCCTCAAAGTGAAGATTATAGAGTCATTGAAGTTAATGCAAGACTTTCACGTTCTTCCGCACTTGCCTCAAAGGCAACAGGTTATCCGCTTGCATTTGTTGCAGCAAAATTAGGTTTGGGATACGGATTATATGATTTGAATAACTCCGTTACAAAGACAACTCCTGCATTTTTTGAGCCTGCGCTGGATTATATTGTCTGCAAAATTCCAAGATGGGATCTTTCTAAATTCCACCAAGTCAGCAGATTGATTGGAAGCAGCATGAAGTCCGTGGGAGAAGTTATGGCCATAGGCAGAAGTTTTGAGGAGGCTATTCAAAAGGGAATGAGGATGATAGGCAGAGGAGCGCACGGATTTGTGGCCAACAAGGAGATGCACGTTGATGATATTGACAAAGAGTTAAAGGAGCCTACCGATAGCCGTATCTTTGTGATATCCAAAGCATTTGAGGCAGGATATACCGTAGATCAAATTCACAAGGCAACAAAAATTGACAAATGGTTTTTGGACAGACTGGACAATATCTACTCTATAAGCAAAGAGGTTGAAAAGGCTGATAAGCTGGAAGATGTTGATAAGGAACTTATGCTAAGGGCAAAGAGCGCCGGATTCTCTGATTTCCAGATTGGCAGGCTTGTATATAAGGACAAAGTTGACCCGGATACATACACAACCGTTATAAGGAAATATAGAAAATCATTGGGCGTTGTTCCCGTTGTAAAACAGATAGATACGTTGGCCGCGGAGTTTCCTGCAAAGACAAATTATCTGTATCTTACATATAACGGCAAGTATAATGACATCAGGTATGAAAAGGATGGCAAGTCTGTAATTGTTTTAGGCTCAGGTGCGTATAGAATCGGCAGTTCCGTAGAGTTTGACTGGTGCAGCGTTAATTGCTTGAATACTATTAGAAAACGCGGATGGAGAGGAGTAATGATAAATTATAATCCGGAGACTGTTTCTACAGATTACGATATGTGCGACAGGCTCTATTTTGATGAGCTCACATTTGAGAGGGTAATGGATATTTATGACTTGGAGAAACCGCACGGAGTTGTCGTATCCGTAGGAGGACAAATTCCTAACAACCTTGCAATGAGACTAAATGACGAGCATGTTAAGTTGCTTGGCACATCCGCCCTATCTATAGACAATGCAGAAGACAGACACAAATTCTCTGCTATGCTGGACAAACTTGGCATCAATCAGCCAAGATGGAGCGAGCTTACCACTCTAGATGATATTCATAAGTTTGTAGATAAAGTTGGCTATCCGGTGCTTGTGCGTCCATCATACGTACTATCGGGAGCTGCAATGAATGTATGCTCTAATGACCATGAACTCAGGGAGTTCCTTAGACTTGCAGCGGAAGTGTCACAGAAGCACCCTGTCGTTGTAAGTGAGTTTATACAGCACGCAAAAGAGATAGAGTTTGATGCAGTTGCAAAGAAGGGAGAAATTATAGCTTACGCAATTTCTGAACATATTGAATTTGCCGGAGTCCATTCAGGTGATGCAACCATTCAATTTCCTCCGCAAAAGCTTTATGTAGAAACCGTTAGAAGGTTAAAGAAAATTTCCAGAAAGATTGCCGAAGCTCTTAAAATCAGCGGACCTTTCAATATTCAATATATGGCAAAGGAGAATGATATTCTTGTTATTGAGTGTAATCTTAGAGCCTCCAGAAGTTTCCCATTTGTCTCTAAAGTGCTTAAGATGAATCTTATAGAACTAGCAACGCGAGTAATGCTTGGTGAAGATGTCAAGGCCCCTGACAAGAGCGCATTTGATTTGGATTATGTTGGAATTAAAGCCTCTCAATTCTCATTCTCAAGATTGTTAAAAGCTGATCCGGTTCTGGGAGTTGACATGGCTTCCACCGGCGAGGTTGGATGCCTTGGGGACGATACCGCAGAAGCTATCTTAAAATCAATGATTTCAGTTGGTTATAAGATTCCCGGAAAGAGTCTTTTGCTATCTACCGGAGACGGCAAGCAAAAAGCTGAAATGCTTGAGGCGTGCAAGATTCTGTCCAAAAAAGGCTACACGCTTTATGCAACAGGCGGAACATACAGATACCTAAAGGATAACAATATACCGGCAACTCTTGTTTATTGGCCAAGTGAGAAAGGAATGCAGCCTCAAGCTACGGACCTGATTCAGAACAAGATGATTGATATGGTTGTTAACATCCCTAAGAATTTGACTCAGACTGAATTAGACAATGGCTACAAAGTGCGCAGAGCATCAGTAGACTTTAATATTCCGCTGCTTACAAATGCAAGGCTTGCAAGCGCATTTATTAATGCGTTCTGTACTATAAATGAGGACGATATACAGATTAAATCCTGGGACGAGTATTAGCAGCTTAATGAACTTAAGGTTAAGTTGCGTTCCCTACAAAAAAAACAACGCAACTCCCACAACGCTGATGCATGCTCCAAATATCTGACGCCCTGTCACTTTTCTATGATTGATAAAATGGTCCGGCAACAGTATTAATATTGGCACCGTTGAAAGTATTGTTGATACTACTGCGGCACTGATGTAGTTTAACGCTGCAAGTGAGAGAATCACGCCAATGTAAGAACCAATAAACGCTCCTAAACTGGAAAGTCCCGCAGATTTTCTATCGTGAAGAAAATTAAAAAAGCCTTTAAATCCTCCTCTGAAATAGACAAATATGATAAAACATACAACGGCCGCAAGCATTCTCATCATTGTGCCTGACATTGGTATATAAAAGCTGTTCTGAGATAGTTTAAAAATATTAGAAGATGGATCTGCGGTTTTCTTTAAAACTTCTATGCTGGACGCATAATCATCCATGCCTATTTTGCTGAAAACCACGCTGCTGCCCTGTCCAATTGCAGCTATTACAGCAAGGATGACACCGCGCACCGGAAATATAAGATGCGGACTGGAAGCTTTATTGTCCTCATGGTCAGACCTTTCAAAGATTGAAAATCCGATTCCAAACAGGGTCAGAATCATTCCTACCCCGGCAAGAGAAGAGAGCCTTTGTCCTAAAATCAGCCATCCCAATAATGCGGAAATTGGCGGTGAAAGGGTCATTATCAGCTGAGTATACCGTGCGGTGATTATTCCGTAAGCAGTAAAAGAACATATATCGCAAAGTACAAAACCGGCAATTCCTGATATGCACATCCAAGTCCAAGTTCTAAAATCTGCATACAGCGGCATAAAGCTGCCGCTCACAAAAAACAAGGTGGCGACCAGAAAAACTATGGCGACAATACCGCGTAACAGATTGACGTTCAGCACGCCTCCATTTTTAGTCGCATACTCAAAGATGAGAGAGGATGCGGTCCAAAGAACTGCAGTAAACAACGCTATTAATCCGCCTGTATATCCCATAATCTTAAAACAAAATACTTGCCGATGGCACACCGCTGGTATTGGAGCGCAAAGATAATTTAAAAAACCACAGCTTAATTTTTGTTTTCCCTTATATTTGCAGGAGTAAATATGAGAGGTTCATTATAAAAAAGCATAATTGAAATGGAGTATTTATATCTTGTTATAGGTCTGGTCCTTGTATTGGCGGGAGCAAATTATCTGGTAGATGGCGCAACTGCGGTTGCAAAAAGATTTGGGATTTCCGACATGGTTATAGGAATGACAATTGTCGGGATTGGAACTTCTACTCCAGAAATGGTAGTGAGCTTTATGGGGGCGGCACAAGGAAATGCAGATATTGCTGTCGGGAATATCGTAGGTTCTAACATTTGCAACATATTGTTAATCTTGGGAATAAGCGCACTTGTCTACCCTCTTGTACTTACCAGAAATAACATAATTAAAGACATCCCGTTTGTATTGCTTTCAACAGCAGCGCTTTGCGCCGTCGCATTAGACAAACAGATTAGCGGAGCGTCTGAAAACATTCTCTCTCTCGGTGACGGAATTGTTCTTCTCCTGTTCTTTGCAGTCTTTATGGTTTACTCTTTTCTAACTGCGCACAAGCCTGAACCAGAACAAGATAAAATTGCCAACCAGGAAGTGCCGCCGGTAAAAAAAGATAACAAATGGAAACGGACATGGCTCCCTATTTTGATGATTATCGGTGGGCTTGTTGTACTAATTGTTGGCGGAGATATATTTGTTAACGCAGCAACAAAAGTCGCAAAGATGCTTGGAGTTTCTGATGTAATTATTGCTGTCACGATAGTTGCCATTGGCACTAGCGTGCCGGAACTTGCAACATCCGTAATAGCAGCAGCCAAAAAGAATACAGGTCTTGCCCTTGGCAACGTAGTGGGTTCCAACATATTCAATGTATTTTTGATTTTGGGAGGCAGCGCATTGATAACACCGCTCAATCTTGGAAATTTTGGGATGATTAACTTTATTGCGCTTGGGGTTGCTACACTTGCATTGTTTATTTGCGCCTTTACTTTCCGCAAGCGTTATATTGACCGTACGGAGGGCGTTCTGTTCCTGCTAATGTACATTGCCTATATAATCAAAGGCTTCTAGAAAATCCTGTTAAGCCAGAGCGAAACTTTGCAAAATAGCAAGTCATTTGCAAAAGGTTGAGCGAGTGCGTTTCGTACGAGCAATGATTTTCTTCAGAAAATCATTAGCGAGAAGTAAGCCAGAGCGAAACTTTGCAAATGACTAGAATGCAAAAGTCTATTTATCTAGAAGATCATCTGATTGGTGATCATCAAGCTCAGAAACATCCTTAAGCTTGCGGTTAATCACATTAGTTCTGGTAGTTACAAGCGTATCAATATCATTGAGACCGCCCTGTATTTTCCCTTTTGCCTTCTCCAGCAAATCTCCAAATTTACCAAACTCAACCTTAACAGCACCTAATATATTCCAAACCTCATCCCCTCTCTTCTGAATTGCAAGTGTCTGGAAACCAACCTGGAAACTAGTAAGCAGCGCGGCAAGATTTGTCGGTCCGGCAATCATAACATCATACTCTCTCTGAACCTGATTTAGCAAATCATTGTCTCTTGCGACTTCTGCATAAAGTCCCTCAAAAGGCAGAAACATGATGCCAAATTTTGTAGTCTTTGGAACCTCTATGTATTTATCTTTAATGTCTTTAGCATTCTTTTTAATGACTGCGGAAAGCTCTTTTCTTGCAGCATCCACTCTATCTTTATCTGAACTTTCATAGGCTGCAATCAAGTGATCATAAGTATCTTGCGGAAATTTAGAATCTATCGGGACCCAAACAGTACCTCCGGCAGTACCGGGAAATTTAACTGCAAATTCCACAACCTCACCCTTCTCTTTTGTATGCACGTTTGCCTCATACTGTCCTGGCGCAAGGAACTGTTCCAGAAGCATTTTCAGCTGCACCTCACCTACTCCGCCGCGCATCTTAACATTGCTCAAAACCTTCTTAAGTCCGCCAACATCTTGGGCAAGAGTCTGCATTTCCCCCAGCCCTTTTTGGACATCCACTAGTTGCTTCCCGACAGTTTCAAAACTCTTTCCTATTCTGTCTGTGAGCGTTTTATCCAGCTTCTCCTCCACTGTCTGCCTCATCTTCTCCAATTTATCATTGGTATCATCAACCATCTTATTTTGAGTCTTGTCCAACGTTGCCAGTTTCTCCCTCTGCATATCTTCAAGCGACTTAAGCCTCTCCCCCTGGACCTTTTCCATACTTGCAAGCTGATTTTTCTGGTTTTCAGTAAGCAGTCCTACACCCCTATTAAAAGAATCATTAAAATCTTTTATTTTCTCAGCAATTTCCTGTCTCTGAGAATCTTGAGCACGGGTATAATCATCCTTGTTCTCTTTATGGAAATTCTGAATTGTTGTCATCAGATTTTGCATAAACTTATCATTCTCAGACATATATTTTGCAATAGTCTTCTTCTGCCCCACGGCAATATTTAATAATGCAATGATAGCTCCTGCCAAAATCACCACAACAATAATCATATAAGCTATGTTAATCTCCATAATTTCACACTTTAATTGTGGTAAAATTAAAAATGATTGGGGACTTTTGCAATAATCAAATCATATGCATATATTTGTCCCGCCAAATAGTAAAAGGTTTTACTATAAACTATGATACTTAATAAACAAGTCGGAGTATTTTTGAACTTGGTACACAATAAGTTCAAGCAATATGTCTCCTCTATTTTCCAGAGCCAGGGATTCAATATTACCCCAGAACAGTTCCTTGTTATGGACACTCTTTGGGATGAAGGCGTGCTTTCTCAGCAGCAAATTGCAGACATTATTATAAAGGATAAGAACTCTGTCGTAAAGCTTATAGACGGACTGGAAGAGAAAAAACTGGTAAAGAGAATTCCAAATTCAAAAGATAGAAGACAGAATCTTATTCAGGTAACCCCCTATGCAAAGAGCATTCAGCAAGAAGTTACCGAGCTTGCAATGGAAGCTGTTAATCTGATTATCAAAGAGATACCAAAGAAGCAAATGTACGATTTCATACAAGTGCTCTCTAAGATGGCAAGCAATATGAACACAGACGTTAATCTTAAAGAGCTTGCAAAAAGATTTCCTACCAAAGGGACAGATCAGATAAAGGAGATTAAGTCCGGGCTTGACAAGGTTAGACCGGATTTTGACAAAATCAAGTAATAAAGTAATAATCAAGTATATATGGGAAAGTTATACGACAGATTGATGAAGGACTACAGGATTAAGGAGGGTTTGAACGCCTGCATCAATTGTGGCACATGTACGGCTATCTGCCCCGCCGCGGAGTTTTATAAGTATGATCCGCGACAGATTGTAGATATTGTACAGAGCCAGGATGACGCTGAAATTGAGAAGCTTCTAAAGAGCAATACAATTTGGTACTGCGGAGAATGCATGAGCTGCGTTACAAGATGCCCGCGTAAAAATGCGCCGGGACTTGTTATTATGGCATTAAGAAGTCTCTCCATTGACATGGGGTATTTCATGGAATCAGAGAAAGGGAGACAGCAGTATGTTGTTTCTAAAGATTTGTGCGGCAATATATTAAACTATGGTTACTGCGTTTATCCAAGAACGTTCAAATATGCAACTCATAAAGAAGCGGGCAAAGTTTGGAAGTGGGAGGAAGAGCACCTGGAAGATGTATATGAAAGACTTAACGCAAATTTAGACGGTCCCGGACCGGGCGCCGTAAGAAAAATTCCCCAGAAAGATTTGGATGAAATTAAGAGAATTTTTGATGTCACCGGAGGGACGGACAGAGTAAATGCCGTAAAAGCTGCCGCAGAGAAAAAGGCTAAGGAACTGGGACTTACGGAGGAGGAATACTTTAATAAAATATACACGGAGTGCAGCGATATTCATTTTAATCATTAGAAAAACTTTATATGATATACGAGGGCAAACAAAAAATATGGAGCGATTATCAGAAGGAAATTCCTGATGACCACTATTTCTATGTAAGAAGCTGCATACGCCAGGCATTCTTTCCTGCGAGCGAATGGGCTTTTCTGGATATTACAAGGAATAAATTAAATAAGGATATTTTTGAGACAGAGCATCATACAACGTGCGGCGGAATTGCCTATCACTCTGATGCAATCCCCCAGGAAACTGTCATGACAATTATTGCAAGACAATTTGCCCTGATGCACAAGTATGGTTATGAGAATTATGTCTGTTCCTGCATCACTTCATTCGGACTTTATTGCGAGACTTTGGAATCATGGAGAGAATTTCCTGACCTTCAGAATAAAATAGCTGAAAATCTTAAAAAGGCCACGGGACTGGATTTTGCAAAGCCAAAATTTCTTGTTCACGCCAGCGATCTTGTTTATAAATACAGAAATTTAATTGCCGCGCAAGCCAAATTTAAACTTGTAGATAAGGAAACCGGCAAGCCGCTGAGAGTGGTGGAACACATTGGTTGTCACTATTCTAAGATGTTTCCGTCTAAAGGCGTTGGAGGCGCGGAATATCCTTATGTTCTTGCCGGAATGGTTGAAGCATGGGGTGGAGAAGTTGTGGATTATCCTGAACGCAGGCACTGCTGCGGTTTTGGTTTCCGTCAATATTTTGTTCAGAGCAACAGAGGGTATTCCCTTGCAAACACTCATAAAAAATTTGAGAGCATGGAGCCGTACAAACCTGATATGATAATTACAAACTGCCCGGGCTGCCCCTATTTCATGGACCGCTGGCAGTATGTAATAGCTGAAACACAGGGAAAAACATACGGACAGAACGGACACGGAATTCCCGTATTTACTTATGAGGAAGTGGCAGGACTTGTATTAGGTTATGACCCTTGGGATTTGGGACTGCAAACGCATCAGATTGGACCTGAGCCAGTTCTGGATAAAATGGGAATCCCATATGACCCTGCAAAAAAATATCTTGGGAAGAACGGAAAGGACATTGGCAAGCCGGATTATGTTGAATGTATCAAATAAAATATCTGTCGCGACAGAAATATAAAAGCTGAAAAACACTTAAAATCAATGAATAACAACGTACTGATTATTGGCGGAGGTCCAGCCGGACTAGAGGCGGCATCACAACTTCAAAGGCTTGGCTATAATACAATACTCATAGAGAAAACAGATAAGCTTGGGGGACACCTTGCAAAATGGGATAGATTATTCCCAACCAGCCAGCCGGCTAAAGAAGTGCTGGACACGCTGTTGCAAAATATTAACGGGGTGAAGTGTTTCCTGAATACAGACGTAAATTCCATTAACGTGCTGGACAAATCGTACAATGTAATTCTATCAAACGGAATCACAGTTT
The window above is part of the Bacteroidales bacterium genome. Proteins encoded here:
- a CDS encoding DMT family transporter produces the protein MGYTGGLIALFTAVLWTASSLIFEYATKNGGVLNVNLLRGIVAIVFLVATLFFVSGSFMPLYADFRTWTWMCISGIAGFVLCDICSFTAYGIITARYTQLIMTLSPPISALLGWLILGQRLSSLAGVGMILTLFGIGFSIFERSDHEDNKASSPHLIFPVRGVILAVIAAIGQGSSVVFSKIGMDDYASSIEVLKKTADPSSNIFKLSQNSFYIPMSGTMMRMLAAVVCFIIFVYFRGGFKGFFNFLHDRKSAGLSSLGAFIGSYIGVILSLAALNYISAAVVSTILSTVPILILLPDHFINHRKVTGRQIFGACISVVGVALFFL
- the rmuC gene encoding DNA recombination protein RmuC, encoding MEINIAYMIIVVVILAGAIIALLNIAVGQKKTIAKYMSENDKFMQNLMTTIQNFHKENKDDYTRAQDSQRQEIAEKIKDFNDSFNRGVGLLTENQKNQLASMEKVQGERLKSLEDMQREKLATLDKTQNKMVDDTNDKLEKMRQTVEEKLDKTLTDRIGKSFETVGKQLVDVQKGLGEMQTLAQDVGGLKKVLSNVKMRGGVGEVQLKMLLEQFLAPGQYEANVHTKEKGEVVEFAVKFPGTAGGTVWVPIDSKFPQDTYDHLIAAYESSDKDRVDAARKELSAVIKKNAKDIKDKYIEVPKTTKFGIMFLPFEGLYAEVARDNDLLNQVQREYDVMIAGPTNLAALLTSFQVGFQTLAIQKRGDEVWNILGAVKVEFGKFGDLLEKAKGKIQGGLNDIDTLVTTRTNVINRKLKDVSELDDHQSDDLLDK
- the carA gene encoding glutamine-hydrolyzing carbamoyl-phosphate synthase small subunit, which translates into the protein MQSEKKIKLVLENGLEFQGYSFGYEASTDGEVVFNTAMVGYPESLTDPSYSGQILCLTYPIIGNYGVPEESLEDGISKVFESTKIHVRGLVISYYSPTFSHWDAVKSLDTWLKENKVPGIYGIDTRELTKILREKGTMLGRIVPASCRKYEKIHDPNLDNQVDIVSCKEPIVYNKGKKKKIVLVDCGVKNNILRCFVKRNVEITRVPWNYDFNKLKWDGLFISNGPGDPNLCVETVENIKVAMKTGKPIFGICMGNQLLAKAGGAKVYKLKYGHRSHNQPVRLAGSDRCFVTSQNHGFAVDGKTLGKDWEPLFVNMNDGTNEGIRHKTKPFFSSQFHPEASSGPTDTEFLFDEFVKML
- the carB gene encoding carbamoyl-phosphate synthase (glutamine-hydrolyzing) large subunit encodes the protein MKKKVSGKTAEEERKKIKKVLVLGSGALKIGEAGEFDYSGSQALKALKEEHIETVLINPNIATVQTSDGIADKIYFLPVTPYFVTRVIEKEKPQGILLAFGGQTALNCGVELNRQGVLKRFHVKVLGTPVQAIMDTEDRELFVEKLAEIGVKTIKSHAVENIDDALSAANELGYPVIIRAAYALGGLGSGFCNNDEELKKLTAKAFTFSPQVLVEKSLKGWKEIEYEVVRDQFDNCITVCNMENFDPLGIHTGESIVVAPSQTLSNYEYFWLREIAIKIVRHIGIIGECNVQYAFDPQSEDYRVIEVNARLSRSSALASKATGYPLAFVAAKLGLGYGLYDLNNSVTKTTPAFFEPALDYIVCKIPRWDLSKFHQVSRLIGSSMKSVGEVMAIGRSFEEAIQKGMRMIGRGAHGFVANKEMHVDDIDKELKEPTDSRIFVISKAFEAGYTVDQIHKATKIDKWFLDRLDNIYSISKEVEKADKLEDVDKELMLRAKSAGFSDFQIGRLVYKDKVDPDTYTTVIRKYRKSLGVVPVVKQIDTLAAEFPAKTNYLYLTYNGKYNDIRYEKDGKSVIVLGSGAYRIGSSVEFDWCSVNCLNTIRKRGWRGVMINYNPETVSTDYDMCDRLYFDELTFERVMDIYDLEKPHGVVVSVGGQIPNNLAMRLNDEHVKLLGTSALSIDNAEDRHKFSAMLDKLGINQPRWSELTTLDDIHKFVDKVGYPVLVRPSYVLSGAAMNVCSNDHELREFLRLAAEVSQKHPVVVSEFIQHAKEIEFDAVAKKGEIIAYAISEHIEFAGVHSGDATIQFPPQKLYVETVRRLKKISRKIAEALKISGPFNIQYMAKENDILVIECNLRASRSFPFVSKVLKMNLIELATRVMLGEDVKAPDKSAFDLDYVGIKASQFSFSRLLKADPVLGVDMASTGEVGCLGDDTAEAILKSMISVGYKIPGKSLLLSTGDGKQKAEMLEACKILSKKGYTLYATGGTYRYLKDNNIPATLVYWPSEKGMQPQATDLIQNKMIDMVVNIPKNLTQTELDNGYKVRRASVDFNIPLLTNARLASAFINAFCTINEDDIQIKSWDEY
- a CDS encoding MarR family transcriptional regulator, producing the protein MILNKQVGVFLNLVHNKFKQYVSSIFQSQGFNITPEQFLVMDTLWDEGVLSQQQIADIIIKDKNSVVKLIDGLEEKKLVKRIPNSKDRRQNLIQVTPYAKSIQQEVTELAMEAVNLIIKEIPKKQMYDFIQVLSKMASNMNTDVNLKELAKRFPTKGTDQIKEIKSGLDKVRPDFDKIK
- a CDS encoding calcium/sodium antiporter, encoding MEYLYLVIGLVLVLAGANYLVDGATAVAKRFGISDMVIGMTIVGIGTSTPEMVVSFMGAAQGNADIAVGNIVGSNICNILLILGISALVYPLVLTRNNIIKDIPFVLLSTAALCAVALDKQISGASENILSLGDGIVLLLFFAVFMVYSFLTAHKPEPEQDKIANQEVPPVKKDNKWKRTWLPILMIIGGLVVLIVGGDIFVNAATKVAKMLGVSDVIIAVTIVAIGTSVPELATSVIAAAKKNTGLALGNVVGSNIFNVFLILGGSALITPLNLGNFGMINFIALGVATLALFICAFTFRKRYIDRTEGVLFLLMYIAYIIKGF
- a CDS encoding C69 family dipeptidase, which translates into the protein MKHYSHQFFLRGAVAAFMIFATTTLSFSQPYSAGYKFNSGNGISAQGKGTITAGQSTEAYSPFDRINPDSPYYNRDEEGHLYGCTAMLVGRKASTDGSVMTSHSCDSNYRTWVTMEPEKTAKPGDMEEIRWGLLHTEEPYDMRGVTVKGSIPTVENTYSYLNTAYPCMNEKQLAMGESTTEGKEELVNHNGLFLIEELERIALQRCDNARNAIRLMGSLAEQYGFGDWGECLTVIDKNEAWQFEIYGTGKSGKKPGALWVAERVPDDEVAINGNVPRIGVVDFNNPDKFMYAKDIKERTKELKLWDGKSPFKFYPMVTTYKKNFMWREYFILNKLAPSLGLKYSDEEMPFSVKPDNKVSPEMMFSFYRETYDGTDFDQVKYLKIPVERKKMVEGKEVKYTDSICPVSTFMPSNMRNLLNQLKPGCAPRIRTVAVIQCSYSHVIRLRNWLPDEVGGVAYFAFDNPAESPRIPIYAGETKLPKGFDICGQKRYRTDAAIWSFRETNRIATINWDVTKETIRNKAAEYEKKMMDETPDVERRAEQLIKVGKKDEAIKLLEGYTQEITASEERTWQDMKADFWTIFARAL